AAGCGGTTCCTTTTACCGCCAGATTATTGCTCTCAGTTCCTCCTGAAGTAAAAAAAACCTCTGTTGCCTTTACATGTAGAAGGTCTGCAATCTGTCCTCTCGCCTGGGTTAACAGTTTTTCAGCTTGACCGCCTAGCCCATTTAATGAGGATGGATTTCCAAAATATGTACTAGATACCTTCAAAAATGAATCTAATACCTCTTGATAGGGCTTTGTGGTTGCACTATTATCAAAATAAATCACAGGCTGCTACTACCTCCTTTTATTACGACTAACACGTTTTAGCGGAATATATCGTAACACAAAACTATTTTCAATGAAAATAAACAAAAACCGATTCTGCCAGAAGCTTAATCGGTTTTTGTATTTCTACTTATTCTAACTGTATTTAGTATCCTTTTGAAAGTAGGTTTTCAATTTTCTTTATTGCAGTTGGATCAATTTCCTCAATCGAAGTTGCTGCTTGTTCCAATGCTTTTTGGTAATCATAGTTACGGAAAGCCTTTTCCGCCTCGACCAAAGCTCTTGAAATCGAAGGATATTGGCTCCGATATCGATTTCCATATTGAATTACTTTTTCAGCCAGCATCACATTTTCTAACATGTCATTTGTTGTATTTACAAGTTTTTCAACCGTTAATACAGCTATTTCTAAGTATTGATTAACAGCTGAAATATTGAGAGGTTTTTCCTCCAACTGCAGTTTTACATTTTCAATACTTTCCTTTCCATCTTCAAAAAGGTATTTATAATTTTCCGGTAACCCCGGTATATTACTTTTAGAAACTAATCTTATCATATCCCCAACTTGTTTCGTAAGTTCCTTGATTTTTTCTCTTGCCTCATATTCATCTTTCCTGAGGTCCTGTAATTTAGTCAAAAAATGATGTTGTTGATCGCGAATAGCATCAAGCTGCCCCTTTATTTCTATCAATTCAACTTCATTTGCGGTTTGGGCTGTTTCGTTTCTATTTAATTTTTCAGCAAGCGCATTAAAATGTTTATAGACTAAATTTAATTCTTTCTCTAGCTTACTTTGGGTTTCAAAATCCTTCTCAGTTAAATGATAGCTCTCTAATACCTGTGTAACCTCATTATTTAGCTGATCATTTTCTTCTTGAATCGTTTCTAGGAGGATTTTCGCTAATTTTTCATTTTGAACAACGTAATGTTTTGCATGTACTTCTTTTTCTAATAAATCAAAAAGAATTTCAACCCTAGCCTTTATTTCTTTAATTTCAGCTTCTGCTTTACTTGTTTCTGTCCCTTTGATAAAGCCTATTGATTCTTCTAGTTTTTCTTCTAAAATGATGATTTCATTTTCCACCTGGACATGTTCTAAATAATAACCTTGTTGTTCCATTTCCCTAAATCCTTCACGAACATCAGACAGTTGTGAAGGAAGATTTGATTGACACTCAATCAAAAGCTGTGGAATTAACTCCATATTATTTATTGTTTGCTCCATTTGGTTTTTAATCATTAAGACCGTCTCACGGGCTTCAAGATAATTACCATTTCCTGTTTTTTCGTCGAACTCTTGAAACCTGTTGATCACTTCGTCAAGCGTTTTCGATAATTGACTTTCAGCTTCCCCAAAGTTATAGCGGTGGGCAAGCAAATTCTTTTTTGCTTCTCTGTATAATTCTTTTAATTGTTCTATTTCAATCCTGTTTTTCTCTTCACTCCCGACAAGTTCATTTAACTCTTCGAGAATATTTGTTATCTGATCTTCAGCGCCTATCAATTTTTGTTCAATCAATCTTTGTACATCTTTTGCTTTATAAAAGCGATAACGATCTATGTATTCTTCTGCGTCAAATAATAATTCTTCTAGATCTGGCAGATCTACAGTGACTAAATCATCCCATTGATTTCTCCAACGTTCAAAAAGCTCCTCTGTTTGTCCAGTCATATTCAACTGTTTTACTTTAGACATCTCATCAAGAACTGGACGATTGGTTAAATCAAGTTTCCATGACTCTAACCGATCCATCTCTTTATAATACTTTTTCTTAATAAAATAGCCTATAACAATTATGACTAGTAAAAGGATAATAAACCCAATAATTATCTTCATGTAAAAGCCTCCTGTCCCGAACAACGTTGTCTCAATCAAAACCAACACGGTGTTATCAATCTAATTTTTAATTATAAAAGCTTCTTTATTTTTAGTCTGTTTCGGGCCAACTCATGTTTCAGCCTTGATAATATTATCTATTTTAATTCAATCAAATTCATTCAATACAATGTTCTAATGATACCATGTAAACGACAATTTTTGACTATTTTTTTCAATTTTTTGTAGAAAGAA
The Neobacillus sp. PS3-40 genome window above contains:
- the ezrA gene encoding septation ring formation regulator EzrA; amino-acid sequence: MKIIIGFIILLLVIIVIGYFIKKKYYKEMDRLESWKLDLTNRPVLDEMSKVKQLNMTGQTEELFERWRNQWDDLVTVDLPDLEELLFDAEEYIDRYRFYKAKDVQRLIEQKLIGAEDQITNILEELNELVGSEEKNRIEIEQLKELYREAKKNLLAHRYNFGEAESQLSKTLDEVINRFQEFDEKTGNGNYLEARETVLMIKNQMEQTINNMELIPQLLIECQSNLPSQLSDVREGFREMEQQGYYLEHVQVENEIIILEEKLEESIGFIKGTETSKAEAEIKEIKARVEILFDLLEKEVHAKHYVVQNEKLAKILLETIQEENDQLNNEVTQVLESYHLTEKDFETQSKLEKELNLVYKHFNALAEKLNRNETAQTANEVELIEIKGQLDAIRDQQHHFLTKLQDLRKDEYEAREKIKELTKQVGDMIRLVSKSNIPGLPENYKYLFEDGKESIENVKLQLEEKPLNISAVNQYLEIAVLTVEKLVNTTNDMLENVMLAEKVIQYGNRYRSQYPSISRALVEAEKAFRNYDYQKALEQAATSIEEIDPTAIKKIENLLSKGY